One Aureibacillus halotolerans genomic region harbors:
- a CDS encoding RsfA family transcriptional regulator: protein MTVRQDAWSDEEDRVLAETVLQYIEEGSTQLKAFEEVGNKLYRTAAACGFRWNSTIRKQYQDQIVKSKRSRKQRTSLKPSIPRKELPASATNEVIGALEQIKKAWLYQHDKQGDLQSINDKLSSERDRLASEVVILEKKLSQTSADYTSLLHVIDRARQWSSEKE from the coding sequence TTGACGGTACGGCAGGATGCATGGTCTGATGAAGAGGATCGAGTGTTGGCTGAAACGGTCCTGCAATATATCGAAGAAGGAAGTACACAGTTAAAGGCGTTTGAGGAAGTGGGGAACAAGCTGTATCGAACAGCAGCGGCATGCGGCTTTAGGTGGAACTCTACGATACGTAAGCAATACCAAGATCAAATTGTAAAGTCGAAGCGCTCGCGTAAACAACGAACGTCTCTGAAACCATCGATACCAAGGAAAGAGCTGCCAGCTTCCGCAACAAACGAAGTCATTGGAGCCTTAGAGCAGATCAAAAAAGCGTGGCTCTATCAACACGACAAGCAGGGAGATCTTCAATCAATAAATGATAAATTAAGTAGCGAACGGGACAGACTGGCTAGTGAAGTGGTCATACTGGAAAAGAAATTGTCGCAAACTTCTGCGGATTATACATCATTGCTTCATGTCATTGACCGTGCGCGTCAATGGTCCAGTGAAAAAGAATAG
- the rpmF gene encoding 50S ribosomal protein L32, with the protein MAVPARRTSKKVKNQRRTHFKMSIPGMVECANCGDMRLSHRVCKSCGHYKGKEVVSK; encoded by the coding sequence ATGGCAGTACCAGCTAGACGAACATCAAAAAAAGTTAAAAATCAACGCCGTACGCATTTTAAAATGAGCATTCCAGGTATGGTTGAGTGTGCAAACTGTGGAGATATGAGACTCTCTCACCGTGTATGCAAATCTTGTGGCCATTACAAAGGTAAAGAAGTTGTAAGCAAATAA